The Aethina tumida isolate Nest 87 chromosome 5, icAetTumi1.1, whole genome shotgun sequence genomic sequence gtatctaaaattaaaaatatccaaataatatattttgacaaatataaaagaaaataaataaatatataaccaGAATGGTACGATACTCTTTATGTTTGTAAGCTTCCCgggcaaaatttaaaaataaagtagacATGAACACAAACCAACCCTTCCAAACTAATGAATAAGAAACATGTTATTTATCTGTTACCTGGAGCCACATGCTTATCAgtcaactaaatttatattactccGTACCttgtttgaatggagtataacCAGGTagcaatcaaaaataatttacatcacaagaatattttaaatattaagaaattataagttaattatttattttataattaaattgaataaaatgtaataaaatcgaAGCAAGtggaaacaaacaaataaaaataatttacataacaaaaaattataaaattagatgtcgataaaaaattcatcgataaaattgtattaaaggtAATTAAACCTAAGCAAGGAATAACAAAAtgtacacaaaattaatttacatatgaagaagacttaaatattaaatatttaattaatgtataaagaattatgaaattacattaattaataatttggagaatagtaatattttgttaatttttatttactaaattgaaatttaactgAATAAGAATTTAGATTGTGTGTCAATTGGTTAAATtgaataagttaataaataaatgtatctaattggttgaaatttataaataatttagaaattatattaattagggaattgaaaaatattcctaAGCTGAattgagtaaaattaattaaagccgagtagatagtaaataaaaataaattattaaccaaATTGACTTATGTGGTATAAAGATTTTGTCATTTGTGTACATGAATTTCactcaatataattaaataatcatattaataaGGAATTgagaaataattacaatttgttaatttgagctgttagttaaaaataaagcaaGTACGaatgagtaaataaattatcataattaaattggtttctataactagcaataagtaaattaattctatttaatcTGCCTTGAAACGAAaactatttctgtttatttggATGTAACAGTAAATTTATACAGTGCACGTAAATTTTGTGTACATGGGAGCCaacaattttatctaatttattttctttaaaactaGTATCTTCTTGGAGTAATTTAATTCTGGAATTCTTCTTTGTAACAACAGTTCTTGTTCTGACAtcataacaatataattttgtttaatttattattattatgcgcATGAACACGaactaaaatttgtaacatCACTGAGAAACTTAACTCGATTCCGTGCACTTCTagcaataaaagtttttaagccGCTAGTCGAGTGCACTTTGTGCAGACGACGAAATGTGGGACAGCGCAAACAGGCCTCGCGTCTATTTGCACAAAAATTCTTAGGCCAATGAAACCAGTCTCGTCGTTTTTTACCTAAACTCGGATGCGCTACTCGCTTACACTTACATCACAGGCGTTGAAGGAGAGATACACTTTTACCCACatattccaatttaatttatgagaaAGTTTCAGTGTgcatataatttgtaatttgtttctttcactATCATTCatgcaattaaaacaatttctaacatttcaatttgcaacttgtaaatactaatttcatcattttgtttttattagatatGATGTCGTCGATGAGTGAGGTGGTGGCGCCGCCGGTGAAAACGGCCGCGCCCGCCCACGCCAACAAGAACAACCACCCGGTGAAGAACACGAACAACAACAACTCGAAGCGAAAGAACAAACACGACCGCAACGGCCGGAAACGTTCCAAAAGCTTTTCCGGCTGCGGCATCATCATGAACCACAAGCCCGTCCTGCCGACGAAATTCTTGCTGGGCGGCAACATCAACGATCCCCTCAATCTGAACAGTCTGCAGGACGAGGAGATCAATCGGGCGATGAACGCCGTCACCCCCAAGTCGTCGCCCATTCCCACACCGCCCAGGAGGAAGGGCCAGATCGACGTGATCATACCGGCCAACATCCACGACCCCCTGAGTCTGATCGACTGCGCAGACGACGCGGAGTACGAGCAGCAGTTGTCGTCGCCCGTGAAGAAGGGCAAGAAAAAGCGGCTGAAGAAGCGACGCACCATTTCGACGACCAGCGAGGGTTTGGACGCGGAGGAAACCGAAACCTCGGCAAAGACGCCCGAGAACTCGTCGGACTCGGCCAAGATACCGGAACTGCCGGTCGTCGAGGACGTGAAGGTCGAGACGGAAGTGCCACCCAAGCCCAAGGATCTCAGCATCGAATTGTCGCCTAAGGCCAGCAAGAAAAGGAAGTCGGAAGAGCACGGGCATCTGGCCAAGAAGTTTAAAAACTCGATGGACAAGATTGTCAGCCCTGTAGTGCCACAGCCTGGAGCGTGGCTGAAGAGGATGAACTCGTGCACCCGAAGTGACAAGCCCAGGCACAACAAGCCGCTCAACGTGCAGCTGCCGCTGTTCAAGGAAAAGGACAAGCAGTTCCAATACGGGAACTACAGcaggttattataatttttttacagaacTATTTAACCACCTCACTGAAGtacgttatttaaaattttattattattttttattattaggtaTTACGGGTATCGGAACCCTCAGAAGGAAGACCACCGACTCAAGGTGTTTCACCATCATCGTAGCATGTTCGAGGGTAAGGATATCCTGGACATTGGATGTAACATTGGGCACATTACGCTGTCGGTGGCGCGAGATCTGGGCGCACGCTCTATCACTGGCATCGACATCGACAACAAGTTGATCGGCGTCGCCCGCAAGAACATCCGCCACTATGTGAAGAAAGAGCGCTCGCCGAGGGCGGAAGAGGGCGGCGCCGCACCAGGCGCCCCACCCTCTGTCCCCCAAAGCCAGGCGACGGCGGCCCCCATTGAGAGGGCGGCGGCCGGCGGCGCAAGTAGTGAGTTTTTTCCTATTTCTATGCCTATATTATATGGGCCAATTGACATTCCAGGCTTTGGGGAAGACGCGCAAAGGGCGAGGGGCTTCCCCAACAATGTCACTTTCAAGCAGGTGAGTCATTCTATCAAAAATTCCATTATTACCTTATCAGATGTCGAGACaatcaaaacttgaataacaaataatgttagtttttttattataacggAACCTTTGCTGTTTTCAGTGCAACTACGTATTGGAGGACGACGCACTCGTGGCCCTAGAACAGCCCCAATTCGACTTGATCCTTTGCCTCAGCATCACGAAATGGATCCACCTGAACTGGGGCGACGCTGGCATAAAACAGGCCTTCCGACGGATGTACG encodes the following:
- the LOC109605596 gene encoding 7SK snRNA methylphosphate capping enzyme bin3 isoform X3, which translates into the protein MMSSMSEVVAPPVKTAAPAHANKNNHPVKNTNNNNSKRKNKHDRNGRKRSKSFSGCGIIMNHKPVLPTKFLLGGNINDPLNLNSLQDEEINRAMNAVTPKSSPIPTPPRRKGQIDVIIPANIHDPLSLIDCADDAEYEQQLSSPVKKGKKKRLKKRRTISTTSEGLDAEETETSAKTPENSSDSAKIPELPVVEDVKVETEVPPKPKDLSIELSPKASKKRKSEEHGHLAKKFKNSMDKIVSPVVPQPGAWLKRMNSCTRSDKPRHNKPLNVQLPLFKEKDKQFQYGNYSRYYGYRNPQKEDHRLKVFHHHRSMFEGKDILDIGCNIGHITLSVARDLGARSITGIDIDNKLIGVARKNIRHYVKKERSPRAEEGGAAPGAPPSVPQSQATAAPIERAAAGGASFGEDAQRARGFPNNVTFKQCNYVLEDDALVALEQPQFDLILCLSITKWIHLNWGDAGIKQAFRRMYAQLRPGGKLILEPQNWSSYKSKKKLTPTIFNNYNSIEFFPEKFTEYLLSPAVGFAKSELLGFPIHQSKGFRRPLQVYTKSTMFPSERVEATPRNATPYVYDDSLYQNLMKTEKSESQSNVPVDSVEHVYTSILDRYCGCSEDNNKINDEIGESLNRLAEEGASSQNEKTEESKGSTPQSSQEIFMNGVCDNSQEATKPAEAPDDSEKMDDNT
- the LOC109605596 gene encoding 7SK snRNA methylphosphate capping enzyme bin3 isoform X2, producing the protein MMSSMSEVVAPPVKTAAPAHANKNNHPVKNTNNNNSKRKNKHDRNGRKRSKSFSGCGIIMNHKPVLPTKFLLGGNINDPLNLNSLQDEEINRAMNAVTPKSSPIPTPPRRKGQIDVIIPANIHDPLSLIDCADDAEYEQQLSSPVKKGKKKRLKKRRTISTTSEGLDAEETETSAKTPENSSDSAKIPELPVVEDVKVETEVPPKPKDLSIELSPKASKKRKSEEHGHLAKKFKNSMDKIVSPVVPQPGAWLKRMNSCTRSDKPRHNKPLNVQLPLFKEKDKQFQYGNYSRYYGYRNPQKEDHRLKVFHHHRSMFEGKDILDIGCNIGHITLSVARDLGARSITGIDIDNKLIGVARKNIRHYVKKERSPRAEEGGAAPGAPPSVPQSQATAAPIERAAAGGASSFGEDAQRARGFPNNVTFKQCNYVLEDDALVALEQPQFDLILCLSITKWIHLNWGDAGIKQAFRRMYAQLRPGGKLILEPQNWSSYKSKKKLTPTIFNNYNSIEFFPEKFTEYLLSPAVGFAKSELLGFPIHQSKGFRRPLQVYTKSTMFPSERVEATPRNATPYVYDDSLYQNLMKTEKSESQSNVPVDSVEHVYTSILDRYCGCSEDNNKINDEIGESLNRLAEEGASSQNEKTEESKGSTPQSSQEIFMNGVCDNSQEATKPAEAPDDSEKMDDNT
- the LOC109605596 gene encoding 7SK snRNA methylphosphate capping enzyme bin3 isoform X1 codes for the protein MMSSMSEVVAPPVKTAAPAHANKNNHPVKNTNNNNSKRKNKHDRNGRKRSKSFSGCGIIMNHKPVLPTKFLLGGNINDPLNLNSLQDEEINRAMNAVTPKSSPIPTPPRRKGQIDVIIPANIHDPLSLIDCADDAEYEQQLSSPVKKGKKKRLKKRRTISTTSEGLDAEETETSAKTPENSSDSAKIPELPVVEDVKVETEVPPKPKDLSIELSPKASKKRKSEEHGHLAKKFKNSMDKIVSPVVPQPGAWLKRMNSCTRSDKPRHNKPLNVQLPLFKEKDKQFQYGNYSRYYGYRNPQKEDHRLKVFHHHRSMFEGKDILDIGCNIGHITLSVARDLGARSITGIDIDNKLIGVARKNIRHYVKKERSPRAEEGGAAPGAPPSVPQSQATAAPIERAAAGGASSEFFPISMPILYGPIDIPGFGEDAQRARGFPNNVTFKQCNYVLEDDALVALEQPQFDLILCLSITKWIHLNWGDAGIKQAFRRMYAQLRPGGKLILEPQNWSSYKSKKKLTPTIFNNYNSIEFFPEKFTEYLLSPAVGFAKSELLGFPIHQSKGFRRPLQVYTKSTMFPSERVEATPRNATPYVYDDSLYQNLMKTEKSESQSNVPVDSVEHVYTSILDRYCGCSEDNNKINDEIGESLNRLAEEGASSQNEKTEESKGSTPQSSQEIFMNGVCDNSQEATKPAEAPDDSEKMDDNT